Within the Acidipropionibacterium acidipropionici genome, the region AGAGTCGGTGCATGACCGGGGAGCTGCTCGGCGGGCGCGACAGCAATGCCCGTCGCCTTGGTCGGGTCGTCCAGCGCGGCCCGACCCCCGACTTCGCGGCCCAGGTGCTGCGGCACCTCAAACGCAGCTCCTGGCCGCACGCCCCGACCCTCATCGCCCGCAATGCCGAAGGCTCCGTGCTGTCCTACGTCGACGGCACCGCAGCAACCACCAGGCTGCTGCGCCACGAGGCGGCCGAGGACGATCCCCTGGCTGCGGTCGCCGCACTGGTGCGCCAGTTCCACGATCTGATGGCCGGCACTGATCTGGCCGGTGACGCCGAGACCGTCTGCCACAACGACCTGGACCCCAGCAACACCGTCTACCGGTGGATCGGCCAGCGCCTCGTGCCGGTGGCCCTCGTCGACTGGGACATGGCCGCCCCCGGATCCCGGATCACCGACCTGGCCCAGATGTGCTGGGCCTTCACCGGGGTCGGGCCTCGCGCCGACCCGGAGATCGTGCGGCACAGGATCGGCGTCATCACCGCGGCCTACGGCTGGGAGTGCGGGCTCGACGAGGTGGTCGAGGTGATGCTGGCCCGCCAGCAGGACGCGGCGGATGTGAGTACCGGCGCGCTGTCGGCCGCCGAGAACGAGGCCGACCGCCGGTGGACGCTGCGACACCTGCGCTGAATCTCACATCGGCATCCAGGGGTGGATGAGGTGCTCGGGCTCCAGGGCCGCCGTCAGCGTCTCCTCGTCCAGCAGCTTCTCTTCCAGCACGATCTCCCCGATGGTGCGCTTCTCGGCCAGGGCCTGTTGGGCCACCCGGGTGGCGGTGCGGTAGCCCAGCGCCGGGGACAGGGCGGTGACGATGGAGACCGACTGCCACACCTCGTCGCGCAGTCGCTCGGTGTTGGCCGTGATGCCGATGATGCACCGGTCGGTGAACACGTCGAGGGCCCGCTGGAGGTGGCGGATCTCCTCGAAGAGCAGGTGGGCGATGATCGGCTCGAAGGCGTTGAGCTGGAGCTGCCCGGCCTCGGCGGCCATCGAGATGGTGACGTCGTGGCCGACGATCTCGAAGGCCACCTGGTTGACCATCTCCGGGATCACAGGGTTCACCTTGCCCGGCATGATGGAGGAGCCGGCCTGGACGGCGGGCAGGTTGATCTCCCCGAGGCCGGCGCGGGGGCCTGAGGAGAGAAGCCGCAGGTCGTTGCAGATCTTGGAGGTCTTGACGGCGATCCGCTTGAGCACCCCCGACAGCTGTACGAAGCCGCCGACATCTTGGGTGGCCTCCACCAGATCGTCCGAGCCGGACAGGTCCAGCCCGGTGAGCCTATTGAGCTCGGCGATCATCGCCGGGGCGTAGGCCGGGGGAGTGTTGATGCCGGTGCCGATGGCGGTGCCGCCGAGGTTGAGCTCGGTGAGCAGCTTGCGTGCCGCGGCCAGTACGGCGACGTCGTTGCGCATCATCACCGCGTAGGTGCCGAACTCCTGGCCCAGTGTCATGGGGACGGCGTCCTGGAGCTGGGTGCGGCCCAGTTTGAGGACGTCTGCGAACTCCTCGGCTTTGGCGGCGAAGGCGTCGGCGGTGCGCTCCAGGGCGGCCGACAGTTCGTCGAGCATGAGCAGCAGGGCGATCTTGATGGCCGAGGGGTAGACGTCGTTGGTCGACTGGCAGCAGTTGACGTGATTGTGGGGGTCGACGACGTCATAGCGGCCCTTGGCGATCCCGAGGTGCTCGAGGGCGGCGTTGGCGATCACCTCGTTGGCGTTCATATTGGTCGAGGTGCCGGCCCCGCCCTGGATGGTGCCGACGATGAACTCGTCGTGGAGCTCGCCGGAGCGGATCCGGGTGCAGGCGGCGACGATGGCCTCGGCCACCTCGGGCGGGACGAGGCCCTGGTCGGCGTTGACGGTGGCCGCGGCCTGCTTGACGAGCGTCAGGGCCTCGACGAAGTGCGCGTAGTGACCGATGCGCTTGCTGGTGATCGGGAAGTTCTCCAGGGCGCGGGCGGTGTTGATGCCCCAGTAGTGGCGGTCGTCGATCCTCACCTCGCCGAGCAGGTCGCGCTCGGTGCGGGTGGGGACGGTCGGGGCTGGTGCTGAAGTCGTGGCGGCTGGTGTCGTGGATGTCGTCTTCATGTCAGTTCTCACCTCGCCCACGACTCTTCCCGGTTCCCGTTTCGGCGAGGTGACAGAACTGTTTCAGCTGTTCTGCGGCCAGGAGGAGGCGGCGGCGACGGCGTCCAGGGCGGCGTCGCGCAGGCGTCGCAGGGAGGTCTCGCGGATGCCGGTGCCGTGGGCGGTGAGCATCTGGCCGGCCGTCTCCAGGCCGGCGTCGGCGGCCGCGAGCATCGTCCAGGCCAGATCGAGCAGCACCTGGTCGGAGTGGCGGTGGCCCCTGCCCAGCCTGGGGGCCAGGGCGTCCGGCCTGCGCCCGGCGACGGTCTCGAGCCGTCCCAGGTCCGCGGCGACCTGGCTCACGACCGCGCGCAGCTGCTGGCCGGCCTCCGGAGCGGTGGGCGGTGGCAGAGGCGGTGCGGCGCGGTGGATCTGCCACTGGACGGCCGGGCCGACCGGGGTGGGGATCCACGCGGTGCCGGCCGGGATCGCCCCGGGCATCGAGGCGTGGCAGACCACCGCGACCCCGGCGGTCATGGCCTCCTGATTGACCCGCGCAGGCCCGCGGAGCCCGGCCAGGCGTCCCGGGGCCACCGGGTAGAGACCCCACACAGTGCCCGGGGAGGCGCGGTGGGCGACCCTGGCCAGGGGCTGGCGGATGGGCACCGATGCGATCGGATCGGGATCGCCGGGCCCCAGCGCCTCGTCGGCGTCGTGGACGTGGTGCAGCGGGCCGAGTTGCCTTTCGGCCTCGGGTGCGGTGATGCGTCCGGCCGAGAGGTCGTTGAGCAGACATGTCAGACGCAGGCAGGTCTCCAGCACGCACAGAAGAATACGAGCCCCTACGCTGAGATCCATGCGTCGCATCATTCTGCTCGGCTCCACGGGATCCATCGGGACCCAGGCTCTGGACGTCATCTCCCGTAACCGGGACCGCTTCGAGGTGGTGGGCCTGGCCGCCGGATCCAACCGGAACAAGGTCGCCGAGCAGGCTGCACAGTTCGGCGTCGAGCACACCGCATTCGGCGCCGCCGAGGCCGCCCGGCTGGTCCGCGACGTCGACGCCGACGTCGTGCTCAACGGCATCACCGGATCGGTCGGGCTCGGCCCCACCCTGGCGGCCCTGGAGGCCGGACGGACCCTCGCCCTGGCGAACAAGGAGTCCCTCATCGTCGGCGGGGAGCTGGTCAGGGCCGCCGCCGCACCGGGCCAGATCGTGCCGGTGGACTCCGAGCACTCGGCCATCGCCCAGTCGCTGCGCTCGGGCACCCACCAGGAGGTGCGGCGCTTGGTGGTCACCGCCTCGGGAGGCCCGTTCCGCGGCCGCAGCCGGGCCGAACTGGGCGACGTCACCCCCGCCCAGGCCCTGGCCCACCCCACCTGGGCGATGGGCCGGGTGGTCACGACGAACTCGGCGACCATGGTCAACAAGGGCTTGGAGGTGATCGAGGCTCACCTGCTCTTCGACGTCGACTTCGACGACATCGCCGTCGTCGTCCACCCCCAGTCGATCGTCCACTCCATGGTCGAGTTCGTCGACGGGGCCACCATCCTGCAGGCCTCGCCCCCCGACATGCGGCTGCCCATCGCCCTGGGCATGAGCTGGCCCGACCGGATCCCCGACGCCGTCCCGCCCCTGGACTGGAGCACCGCCTCGTCGTGGACCTTCGAACCGCTGGACGACGCCGCCTTCCCCGCCGTCTCCCTGGCCCGCCAGGTCGGGACCGCCGGCGCCACCTACCCGGCGGTCTACAACGCCGCCAACGAGCAGGCAGTGGAGGCCTTCCACGCCGGCAGGCTGAGTTTCCTGGGGATCGTCGAGGCGATCCAGCGGGTCGTCGACGCCCACGACGCCCCCGGCGAGCTCACCCTGGAGACCCTGGCCGAGGCGGAGCGATGGGCTCGGCGCCGGGCCGACGACGTCATCGCAGCTCTGTGAGGACGCGGCAGGCCCTCCCGTAGCCGGGCAGTCATTACCGGCGGGGATTGTTGGTAGGTTCGTCCTCATGAGTGCAGTGGCGCAGCTTGCCGGAGTCGGGGTACGACGCGGATCCACCCAGATCCTCACCGATATCGACTGGGAGGTCGACGAGGGGCAGCGCTGGGTGATGGTGGGCCCCAACGGGGCCGGCAAGACGACACTGCTGCAGATCCTCGCCGCCCGAATGCACCCCACAGAGGGTCTCGTCGAGATCCTCGACGAGTTCATCGGGGCGGTCGACGTCTTCGAGCTGAGGCCCCGCATCGGTGTGGCCTCCTCGGCCCTGGCTCACCGCATTCCACCCCACGAGGTCGTCCGCGACGTCGTCGTCTCCGCGGCCTGGGCGGTCCTGGGGCGCTGGCGCGAGACCTACGAGCCGATGGACGTCCAGCGCGCCGCCGAGCTCATCACCAGGATGGGGCTGGCCGGCCTGGAGGAGCGCACCTATGGGACGCTGAGCGAGGGGGAGCGCAAGCGCGTGGAGATCGCCCGGGCGCTGATGACCGACCCCGAACTGCTGCTCCTCGACGAACCCGCCGCCGGCCTGGACCTGGCCGGGCGCGAACAGCTGGTGAGTGTGCTCTCGGGCATCTGCACCGACCCCGACGCTCCGGCCACCGTCCTGGTGACCCATCACCTGGAGGAGATCCCGGCCGGCATCACCCACGGGCTGGTGCTTGACAAGGGACGCATCGTCGCCGCCGGGCCGGTCGAGTCGGCGCTCACCTCGCCGATCCTCTCGCAGGCATTCGGGCTACCCTTGGAAGTCACATCGCGCAACGGTCGCTGGAGCGCACAGGCCTCCGGCAAGGTGTTGTGATGTCAACAGGAGGCGGGCGATGAACGAGTTCTGGGACTGGGTCGCACGCCACGGCTGGGTCGCCTGGCTCGCCGCGTCGGCCGTGCTGGCCTGCGCGGAGATGCTCACCCTGGACTTCACCCTCCTCATGCTCGCCTCCGGGGCGCTCGCCGGTGCGATCACCGCTGCGATCCTGCCGGGCGCCTGGATCGCCCAGGTGCTCGTGGCGGTGGCGGTCGGAGGCATCATGCTCGCCGTGCTGCGGCCGACCCTGCTCAAGAAGGTCCGCGACGCCCCCGGCTACCGCTCCTCCCTGGACACCCTGCTGGGCGCCGAGGGTACCGCCACCCACCAGATCACCGAGGGGGCCGGTGAGGTGAAGGTGCACGGCGAGCTGTGGGAGGCCCGCCCCATGGCCCCCGGCGTCACCATCGAGGCCGGTGAGAGCATCGAGGTCTTCCAGATCGACGGGACGACGCTCATCGTCTACCCGTCCAGCCAGGGGCTGGGCTGGTCGGGCGGGGCCGGGGTCTGAGTCCTCAACCCGATTCCCGGCGTCCGTCCACGTGCTGGCCTGCGGGAATGGCAGGATGGAGGACGTCGGGGGACCGTACGGGCCCCGCAGTCTCGTCGAGGAGCTCAGATGCCCGAACTCATCATCGCGCTGATCATCGTCGTGCTGGTGGTTGTCGCACTCGCCTCGTCGGTGAAGATCATCCACCAGCAGAAGATCGGCCTGGTCGAGCGGCTCGGCAAGTTCCACCGCCGTCTCAACCCCGGCCCGCACCTGGTGGTGCCGGTCATCGACAGAGTGCAGTACAACCTGGACATGCGCGAGCAGGTGCAGCCCTTCCCACCCCAGGGGGTGATCACCGAGGACAACCTGATGGTCAACATCGACTCGGTGATCTACTTCCAGATCGTCGATCCCGAGCGGGCCGCCTACGAGGCGCAGTCCTACCGCACCGCCATCGAACAGCTCACCATGACCACGCTGCGCAACATCATCGGTGGCATGGACATGGAGGCGGCGCTGACCAGCCGCGAGGAGATCAACCAGAAGCTCCGCTCGGTTCTCGATGAGGCCACCGGCAAATGGGGCATCAAGGTGAACCGCGTGGAGCTGCGGGCCATCGAGCCGCCGCCCACCATCCGCGACGCGATGGAGAAGGGCGCCCGCGCCGAGCGCGACAAGCGTGCGGCGATCCTGCTGGCCGAGGGCCAGCGGCAGTCCCAGATCCTGGCCGCCGGCGGCGACCGCGAGTCGGCGATCCTGAGGGCCCAGGGCGACCGCGAGGCTCAGGTGCTGCGCGCCCAGGCCGACCGGCAGGCCCAGATGCTGAGGTCGGAGGGCGAGGCGCAGGCCATCACCACCGTCTTCAACGCCATCCACGCCGGACAGCCCGACCAGGGTCTGCTGGCCTACCAGTACATGCAGATGCTGCCCACCCTGGCCCGCGGCGACGCCAACAAGGTGTGGATCGTGCCGAGCGAGCTCAACGACGCCCTGCGCGGCCTGGGGCAGATGGTCGGCGACGGCGAGAACCGGAAGCCCACCTACCAGGCCACCGACCCGTCGAATTTCGACGCGCCGAAGAAGGTCGACGTGATGGCCGAGATCGCCCAGCAGAAGGAGGACGAGAAGGCCCAGTCGGACGCCACCGTCCAGCAGGCCATCGAGGAGGCCGCCAAACTGGAGAACCCCGGCCTGGCCACCAAGCCCAAGCAGAGCTCCCTACCGTCCTCGAAGCCGGCAACCCCTCCCAACCCCGGCCCGCAGCGCAGCGGCGGCCACACCCCCGCCGACCAGCAGGCCCAGGGCCCGATGGGGGGCAGCTATCAAACCGGATGGGGAGCCCCCACCCCGCCCGAGGAGCAGGCGACCACCCAGCGTCCGCAGCCGCCCCGTCCCGACGATCAGCCCTTCAACCCGCGACGCGGCGACGAGGGGTGAGTCAGCCCTCGGGGTGCTCGGCCGCCCACTGCCGGGCGTAGCGCGATGAGATCGCCCCGCAGGCGATGAGCTGGGCCATGTGGAAGATCATCAGCGGCAGCACGATGAGCCCGATGGGCTGACCGGCGAACAGCACGGTGGCCATCGGCAGCCCGGTGGCCAGGGACTTCTTGGTGCCGCAGAACTGAATGGCGATCCGGTCGGCCCGGTCGAACCCGAGCCGGCCGGCCGCCGCCCAGGTGAGCCACAGCATGAGCGCCAGCAGCACCAGGCAGATGCCGATCGTCAGAGCCAGCTGGCCGATGCTCGTCATGGACCAGATGTGCTCGCGCATCCCCGAGGAGAAGGCCGAGTACACCACCACGAGGATGACGCCGTTGTCGACGAATTTCAGCGGCTTCTTGTGCTCGGTGACGAAACGGGCCGTCAGAGGCCGTGACAGCTGACCCAGGATGAACGGCAGCAGGATCTGAAGCAGGACGTCGAGGATCGAGGCCGGCGTGATCGTCACCCCCGAGCTGGAGGAGACCAGCGCGAAGGCCAGCAGCGGGGTGAGGAAGGTGCCCAGCAGATTCGAGATGGTCGCAGAGACGATGGCGCCGGGAATGTTGCCGTGGGCGATCGAGGTGAAGTTGATCGACGACTGCACCGTGGAGGGCACCAGGCACACCCACAGCAGCCCCAGGTAGAGCATGTTCGGCAGCGCCCAGCCGACCAGGAGCTTCAGGGCGATGCCGATGATCGGGAAGACCACGAAGGTGAACACCAGGATCGTGACGTGCAGCCGCCAGTGCTTGATGCCGGCCACGGTCTCCGAGGGCTTCAGACGTGCGCCGTAGAGGAAGAACAGCAGGAAGACCAGGACGATCACGGCGTCGTCGACCACCGGCACCATGGGCCCGCGGGCCGGCAGGATGCTGGCCACCACCGCGGCGGCGACGATCCCGACCAGGAACCAGTTGACGCGGAACCCGTGCTGACCAGAGGACTGACTCACCCGGTCACCTTATGACCGGTGGCCCTAGGCTGTGGCGGTGGCCCGTTTCATAGACATCGATGATCCCGCTGATCCCCGCCTGGCCGACTACGTGAGCCTGCGCGACGTCAACCTGCGCAAGAGCCTGGAGGCCGCCGAGGGGCTGTTCATCGCCGAAGGGGCCAAGATCATCCGGCGGGCCGCCGAGGCGGGATACCGGCCCCGGTCCTTCCTGCTGGCGCCGCGCTGGATCGATGGGCTCCGCGATCTGCTGGACGCCGTCGACGCTCCGGTCTACGTGGTGAGCGAGGCGATGGCCGAGACGGTCACCGGGTTCCACGTCCACCGCGGGGCGCTGGCCTCCATGGAGCGGGTCACCCGGTGGACCGAGGACGATCTCATGGACGCCCGGCGTCTGGTGGTGTGCGAGGACATCGTCGACCACACCAATGTGGGGGCCATCATCCGGTGCGCCGCCGGGCTGGGCTGGGACGGAGTGCTGCTGGCTCCGCGCGCCGCCGACCCGCTGTACCGGCGGGCCATCAAGACGTCGATGGGCACCGTCTTCGCCGAACCCTGGGCCCGGATGTCCGACTGGCGGCAGGGCCTGGAGCATCTCAAGGCCCACGGCTTCACGGTGGCGGCGATGGCGCTGAGCGAGGACTCGGTGAGCCTGGACGAGTTCGCCGCCGACCTGGCGCGGACGCCGAGGAAAGTGGCGCTGCTGATGGGCACCGAGGGGGCCGGGCTGTCCTCGCACTGGATCTCCCAGGCCGACGTCGTGGTCCGCATCCCGATGGCCCACGGCGTCGACTCCCTCAATGTCGCCGCCGCGGCGGCGGTGGCGTGCTACGCGCTCAACCGGTCGAGCTGAGCCAGGACTTCGCCTGTGCGGCCGCCTCGTGATCGAATGCAGGTTCCATGGCGGTGATCTCGGCCTCGGCGATACCGGACCGGCGGGCGTATTCCCGCCACCTGGCCGTGACTACAAGGACCTTCCTGACGGCAGAGGCAGCCGATTCAGGGTCGAGATCGAAGAGCGGGGCCGCGCGCGTGAAGAGCTGCTGACGGTCTGACGAAGTGTCGGCCGTCTCGGCGATCTCCGCGAAGCTGGATTCGGTGCCGTCGTGGCTCACCAGCCGGGTCATGGCAGACATGTACGGAATACGTATGACTGTCCCGTCGGGCCGGTACTCGCGATCGAAGCGGTCCAGGAGAAGCACGGGTCGGCCTCCGACCCGGATGAGTCGTGTGGCCGGTACGTCGATGCCGCTGTCCTCGGCCATGCGTCCCAGGCGATGACGCTCAGATCATCGCTTTTCTCAGTCTGTCGTCGACCCCCAGTAGCGCATCGAGGTCGTCTCAAGGAGCGCCGGATCGACCGGATAATGCCGGGGGTCTTCCAGATAGGACTGCTCGTAGTGGAACGCCAGGCGCCGTCCGCCGCCGGTGACGTACAGCGTCCCGACCCGGATCGTGTCGGGCCCGACCTGGGTCCACACGTGGATGCTCCGATCGCCCCTCACGGCGCGCTCCTGCGATCGAGTTCCGCGCCCGCGAGGAGTTGGCCGCGCTCACTGGCCCACGGACTGGTGGACTCGGTGACCTCGCCGAGTACACCGAGCGCTCGGGCGACTTTCAGAAGGTTGTCGAGCGAGGCGCCCTGCCCGGACTCGAGCCGCGTGAGGGTGGATTCGGAGACGTCGGCACGACGTGCCAGTTCCCGACGAGACAGGTGAAGCAATCGTCGCCAGTGCCGCAGGTTCTCCCCGATCTGCGTCATCGCGGACCGGACGCCGATCGGCTGCCGAGCCATAAGGACCACCTTCCCCTGTCAGATATGAACAGAAATCACCTGAGTTCTGTCATATCTGACGTGAACAGGGAAGGGGTGATCAGCCCTTCGGGTGGACCGGCCAGTCCTCCGGGTAGAGGTGGTCGAGGTTCTCGTGCTGCTCGTCGAGCTTGCGGCGGGAGCGCTTGGAGAGCCGGTCGCCGAACACCGTGCCGTTGCAGTGATCGGTCTCGTGCTGGAGGCAGCGGGCGAAGAAGCCGGTGCCGGTGACGGTGAACTCGGTGCCCCACGGGTCCTGGCCGGTGCAGGTGGCCAGGTCGGGGCGGGCCAGCGGCTGGAAGGCGCCGGGCCACGACAGGCAGCCCTCGTCGCCGGAGACCAGGTTACGGTCGCGGCCGGTGGGCAGGGTCACCACCGGATTGCACACCGCACCCTTGTGGGGGCGTCCGTCGTCATCGGGGCAGTCGTAGACGAACAAGGAGAGGCCCAGGCCCACCTGGGTGGCGGCCAGCCCGACCCCCTCGGCGGCGGTCATGGTGGCGAACATGTCGCGGATGAGCACGCGCAGGTCGTCGTCGAACTCGGTGACGGGTTCGGTCTGCGCATGCAGCACCGGCTCACCCCACCGGGTCACCCGCCGAAGCGTCCCCCCGGTCAACAGATCCGCCCATCCGGGGTTCTCGGTCGGGGTGTTGTCGCGCATGGATGCTCCTTGAAGATGCTGGGAAACGCGCCTGATTCTACGCAGTTCCGAGCAGTACGTGCGTCGCGCCGGGACGGTCCAGCCGGACGTCCGCACGCCAGCCGTCGGGTGTGCGCACCATACCCACCACGACACCGTCGTCCTGCTGCGCTACCCAGACCCGGTCCCCGTCGGAGGTGATGTCGCGCGGATTCGCGCCGCTGCAGTCGAACTCCTCGGACACGCTCACGTTGCCCGACCACGTCGTGAGGGCGTCCAGGCCGGTGAGCACCGAGACCGTCCCCAGCATCCGGTTGGCCACCAGCAGGTCGCCCCCGCCGGTCGGGATGAGCCCCGAGGGCTGCGAACGCCCATGGGCGGAGGCGGGCACCGGCGTGCGGGGATGCCAGTCCTTGGCCCAGACGTCGTCGCCGGCCGCGCGGGTGAAGATCAGCACCTCGCCCGACAACTCGCCGTCGACCACCAGCACCTGGCGAGTACCGCGGGTGGTGAGCACCAGATGGCGGGGGCCGAAGCCGTGAGGTGTCTCGATGACACCGATCTGCTCCAGCCCGGCGGGCCCGAACTTGAGGATCCGAATGAGATCGGCCCCCAGATCGGTGACGGCCAGATGGGTGCGGTCCAGCCAGGTCACCTGATGGGAATGGGCCGACTCCTGGCGGCCGGTCACCGGGCCGTGGCCCTCGAAACGGATCCGGGCCGCCTGCTGCGGCCCGTCACCCCACCGGTCCAGCTCGATCATCGAGACCTCGCCGGATCCGTAGTGGGCGATCGCCAGCAGACGCCCCGAGGGGTCGAGGGCGGCGTGGCAGGGCAGCCCGCCGCCCAGATCCAGATCCGCGGTGATCGACAGGCGGGACGGGTCCACCAGCCACAGGTGGGCATCGCGCTCCCCGATGACGGCCAGCCCCGAGGGGGTCGGCGTCACCCAGGAGGCGTCGCCCAGGACCAGCTCGCCGGTCACCTCCGCCGTCGTCGGCTCCTCCCCGGTGGCGACCAGCCAGGTGGTGAGGCCGCCGGGCCCCGAATCAGTGGTGTAGCCGGAGGCGAGCACGGGGATGGGGCGACTGGTCATGTCCCGAGGCTAGCGGGCGCACGCTCGTGACACAGTGGGGGAGTGGGAGGTGGAGGAATGAGCGAGGACGGGGACGAAACGGCCCAGGCGCTGCCCGATGCGCTGTCGGTGCCCCTGGAGGATTTCTGCACCCACCTGGTCGCCGACCTGTCACGGTCGGCGCACACCGTCGAGGCTTACCGGACCGACCTCACCGAGCTGTTCACCGACCTCGCCGGCCACGGCGTCACCCGGCTGGCCGACGTCGGGCTGGCAGACCTGCGCGGCTGGCTGGCCCGCCAGCGCAGCGCCGGAATGGCACCGGCCACCCTGCAGCGGCACTGGGCCAGCATCCGGGTTTTCTTCCGCTGGACCCGCGACGAGGGACTCACGGCCACCGACCCGGCCGCCGTGCTGAGATCGGCGAAAGTCCCGAAACGACTGCCGCGCACCCTGGGCATCGACCAGGCCCGCCGGATCCTCGACGACGCCGTGGCCGCCGCCCGCACCGACGAGACCCCCAAGGGCGCCCGCGACGCCGCGATCCTCGAGGTGCTCTACGGCTCGGGTATCCGCGTCGCCGAACTGTGCGGCCTGGATCTGGGCGCCGTCGATCGGGCCCGGGGCACCCTGAGGGTCCTCGGCAAGGGGGACAAGGAGCGGACCGTCCCGCTGGGGGATCCGGGGATGAGAGCCCTCGACGCGTGGCTCGGCCGCCGCGGCGAATGGATGTCCGAGGCCTCCGGTGACGCCGTGTTCCTCGGAGCCAGGGGAGGCCGGATCGACCCGCGGGTGGTGCGCCGCGTCGTCCACCAGCACCTGCGCACCGACGGAGAGGCCCCCGATCTGGGGCCCCACGGGCTGCGCCACGCGATGGCCACGCATCTGCTGGAGGGGGGCGCGGACCTGCGCACCGTCCAGGAGATCCTGGGCCACGAGTCCCTGGCCACCACGCAGATCTATACCCACGTCTCCACCGAGAGGCTCCGGCGAGCCTTCAATCAGGCCCACCCGCGTGCCTGACTGATCGCCGCAGGGCTCAGCGCAGGTAGCCCATCGGATCCACGAGTGATCCGTTGCGCTCCATCCCGAAGTGCAGGTGGCAGCCGGTCGAGAACCCTGTGGTGCCCACGATGCCGAGCACCTGGCAGCGGGCCACCACGGAGCCGACCGCCGCGCCGGGGGCCGACAGATGGTTGTAGGTGGTGCGCACCCGTGCCCCGGCGACCACCCCGTGATCGACGACCACCCTGTTGCCCCAGGCAGCGCTGTAACCCGACTCGACCACCCGGCCGGTCGCCGCGGCCTGCACGGGGGTGCCGCACGCGGCGGCGAAGTCTGTGCCGTCGTGGAGCTTGTAGATGCCGCGGACCGGGTGGAAGCGCATCCCGAAGGGCGAGGAGATGGGTCCCGGGGCGGGCCGGGAGAAGGTGCCCGGCTGCCCCGCGCCGACGGCCATGGGCATTCCGATGCCCGGATCGAATCCCGGCGGGGGCTGGGAGGGCTTGTGACCGGCCGGCCACAGCCGCACCG harbors:
- a CDS encoding lactonase family protein, with protein sequence MTSRPIPVLASGYTTDSGPGGLTTWLVATGEEPTTAEVTGELVLGDASWVTPTPSGLAVIGERDAHLWLVDPSRLSITADLDLGGGLPCHAALDPSGRLLAIAHYGSGEVSMIELDRWGDGPQQAARIRFEGHGPVTGRQESAHSHQVTWLDRTHLAVTDLGADLIRILKFGPAGLEQIGVIETPHGFGPRHLVLTTRGTRQVLVVDGELSGEVLIFTRAAGDDVWAKDWHPRTPVPASAHGRSQPSGLIPTGGGDLLVANRMLGTVSVLTGLDALTTWSGNVSVSEEFDCSGANPRDITSDGDRVWVAQQDDGVVVGMVRTPDGWRADVRLDRPGATHVLLGTA
- a CDS encoding tyrosine recombinase XerC, which codes for MSEDGDETAQALPDALSVPLEDFCTHLVADLSRSAHTVEAYRTDLTELFTDLAGHGVTRLADVGLADLRGWLARQRSAGMAPATLQRHWASIRVFFRWTRDEGLTATDPAAVLRSAKVPKRLPRTLGIDQARRILDDAVAAARTDETPKGARDAAILEVLYGSGIRVAELCGLDLGAVDRARGTLRVLGKGDKERTVPLGDPGMRALDAWLGRRGEWMSEASGDAVFLGARGGRIDPRVVRRVVHQHLRTDGEAPDLGPHGLRHAMATHLLEGGADLRTVQEILGHESLATTQIYTHVSTERLRRAFNQAHPRA